The following proteins are encoded in a genomic region of Rattus rattus isolate New Zealand chromosome 2, Rrattus_CSIRO_v1, whole genome shotgun sequence:
- the Apoc2 gene encoding apolipoprotein C-II, translating into MGSRFFLALFLALLVLGNEVQGTQEDEPGSSALLDTVQEHLFSYWNSAKAAAGDLYQKTYLTSVDEKLRDMYSKSSAAMTTYAGIFTDQLLTLLKGE; encoded by the exons ATGGGGTCTCGTTTCTTCCTGGCTCTATTCCTGGCTCTCCTAGTGTTGGGAAATG AGGTCCAGGGGACCCAGGAAGATGAGCCGGGCAGCTCAGCTCTGCTGGACACGGTACAGGAGCACTTGTTCAGTTACTGGAACTCTGCCAAGGCGGCTGCCGGAGACCTATACCAGAAGACATACCTGACCAGCGTGGACGAGAAACTGAG GGACATGTACAGCAAAAGCTCGGCGGCCATGACCACGTACGCTGGCATTTTTACAGACCAGCTCCTTACTCTCCTGAAAGGAGAGTAG